GCAGAGCACGGTATCGAAGCCGAGCCCACCGTTGCCTTTATCCGGGAGGATGAGTGTATTGGTTGCACAAAGTGCATTCAGGCGTGTCCTGTTGATGCAATCTTGGGTGCAGCCAAACAAATGCACACCGTTATTATCGATGAGTGCACGGGCTGTGACTTGTGTGTTGAGCCCTGCCCTGTCGATTGTATTGACATGATTCCAAGGAAAGGCGGTATTCAGCATTGGTACTGGCCACTGCCCAATGAAGCCTCCAGCGATAACCTTATTGCCACTGACAGGCCTTCAGAGAATACGCGGGAGCAGGCCGCGGCATGAGGCAGATCTTTGATATTCATGGTGGCATTCATCCGCCAGAACGAAAGGAGCTTGCCGACCCGGGGTACGTTCACGAAATGCCGCTACCCTCCAAGCTAGTGCTCCCTATTTCCCAGCATATCGGTGCGCCCGCAAGACCTGTTGTGGAAGTGGGTGACGCCGTAAAAGGCGGGCAAATGATTGCTGAAGCGCAGGGCCCCGTCAGCGTGCCCGTTCACGCACCCAGCTCAGGCACCGTCACTGCCATTGAGTCACGTGCTGTGCCACACGCTTCTGGCTTAACCGCCACGTGTATTGAGATCAGCTTGGACGGCAACGATAGCTGGATAGACTTAAAAGGCCTTGAGGATTGGCGTGAGACACCCAAACCTGAGCTCGTCGAGCGCGTTCGTCAAGCCGGTATCGCAGGTCTCGGCGGTGCAGGATTCCCGACAGCCATTAAGCTCGCCTCCGACCGTGAGCTCGGCATTCACACGCTGATCATTAACGGCACAGAATGCGAGCCATACATCTCGGCGGACGATACCGTCATGCAGTGTTGTGCGCGCGAGATTGTTGAGGGAGCGGAGATCCTCGCTCACATGGTTGGCGCACAGAACATCATTCTCGCTGTCGAGGACAACAAGCCGGAGGCTGCTGAGGCAATGGCAAACGCCGCCCAAGCGCTTGAGATCGCCGATGTGGTGACCTTCCCGACTAAATATCCCTCGGGCGGTGAAAAGCAGCTCATTGAGATTCTATTCGACATGCAGGTTCCCTCGGGCGGCATCCCCGCTGACATTGGGATCCTGTGCCAAAACCCGAGTACGGCTGTTGCGGTTCGCGATGCACTGATTAACGGTAAGCCCCTGACAGATCGGATTACGACTGTGACGGGCATGTCATTGAAAAAACCTGGCAACCGCCGTGTCATGCTGGGAACGCCCATTCGTGAACTGCTCGATGAGGCGGCCTTTGATGCCGAGACGGCTGACCGGGTCATTCATGGTGGCCCCATGATGGGCTTTGCAGTGACTGACCTCGACATGCCGGTGGTAAAGATCACCAACTGCATACTGGCGCCAACGCGCACTGAGATACCCTCTCCACAGCCACAACAGGCCTGTATTCGTTGTGGTATGTGTGCCGAGGCTTGCCCGGCATCGCTCCTACCGCAACAACTGTATTGGTATGCACGCGCCAAAGATAACGAGCAACTTGAGCGACATAACCTACTCGACTGTATCGAATGTGGGGCGTGTGCCTACGTGTGCCCAAGTCATATTCCGTTAGTTCAATATTATCGCTCGGCAAAAGGTGCGATTCGGGAGGCCGCAAATGAAAAAGTACGGTCCGACAACTCGCGTTTACGGTTCGAAGCGCGTCAAGAACGTTTAGAACGGGAAGCGGCCGCAAAAGAAGCGAAACGTGCAGCCAGAAAAGCGGCCGCCGAAGCGCGCGCAAAATCGGGAGATGATCCGGTCCAAGCAGCCATCGAGCGTGCAAAGGCGAAAAAAGCCAGTCAGGAGGCAGAGCAATGAGCCTCATGCATGTCTCATCGCCTCACGTACACAAGCCTGTGACATCGGTTGAACAGGTCATGAAGCAGGTCTTACTTGCGACAGTTCCTGGCGTTCTTGCACTCACCTGGTTTTTTGGTCCGGGTACACTTGTGAACATTGTGTTTGGTTCTATGTTGGCTCTGGGATTCGAAGCTTGGGCGCTGTGGTTACGAGGTAAAGACTTTAAGTCGCCGCTCAAAGACCACAGTGTCATCGTAACGGCAACGCTGCTTTGTATTGCACTGCCTCCCTATGCGCCTTGGTGGTTAGTGGCGGTTGGAATAGGTGTTTCAGTTTTGCTGGGTAAGCATGTATTCGGTGGGCTGGGATACAACCCCTTTAACCCGGCAATGGTGGGATATGTCGTGTTGCTGGTGTCATTCCCTTTGCAAATGAGCTCCTGGACAGAACCCCGCGGGGTTGGCGAGGTCCCGGGACTCGTCGATGCCCTAACCGCGCTCTTTTTGCCAGCAAGCTTCGACGGTGTGACGGCAGCGACGCCGCTGGACCTGTTCCGACAAAACGCGGGCATGCTCTTTGATGATCTAATGATGTCAAAAACGGAGCTTGCAGGTCCCCTCGCGGGAGTTGGGTGGGATATCGTCAATCTCGCCTTCCTCGCCGGCGGTATCTGGCTGCTTCGCCAGCGTATTTTTACCTGGCATGCACCTGTGGGCATGCTGAGTGCACTCACTATTTGCGCCCTGTTGGGCTTTGATGAGGGTAGCTCTACCGGTGGGGGCTCTGTCCTATTCCATCTGTTCAGTGGCGCTACAATGTTCGGCGCGTTCTTCATTATCACGGATCCTGTCAGTTCAGCCGTCTCGAATCGAGGTCGACTCATATTTGGCGCAGGTGTGGGTGTATTGGTCTATCTCATACGCGTAAATGGCAATTACCCCGATGCTGTCGCATTTGGCGTGCTGTTGCTGAACTTTGCCGCACCGTTTATCGATCAATACACACAGCCCCGGGTATATGGCACCAAAAAAATTGAGGTCGACGAGTGAGAACGGTTATTTCGAGCCTGATTGGTGCCGCGCTTCTCGCTGCTTTTGCCGCAGTCGGGTCGGGATTAATCAGCGGCGTCTACGAGCAGACCAAAGCACCCATTGCCGCGGCAGAGCGCGCCGCAGAAGCGCGACAATTGCTGGAGATTTTTCCCGCCCTTACTCACGATAATCAATTGATCGACGATACTTTTAATCTCGACGCCGATGGACCTTTGCTAGCGCTGCGCGAGCAAACATCAGGGTATCGAGCTCGCAAGAACGGTGAGGTCGCAGGTGTGATTCTTCCTGTCACCGCACGCGACGGTTACAGTGGTGACATACGGTTACTGGTCGGTGTCTACCGGTCAGGGATGGTTGCTGGCGTTCGTGTACTGAGCCACCGGGAAACGCCAGGACTTGGTGATAAAGTTGAGCTTAAAAAGTCACCTTGGATTTTGTCCTTCGACAGCAAAACCTTGGTAAAGCCCTCGCTAGAGCGATGGGCTGTCGTAAAGGATGGCGGTGAGTTCGACGCGTTTACAGGAGCGACCGTCACGCCTCGCGCTGTCGTCTCCGCCGTCAAAAGTGCCTTGGAATATGCGCAAACGCATAAACAAGACCTATTCGAGCTCGTCGAAGAGGATGCATCATGAGCACCCAAAGCTATCGCCAGATCACCCACAATGGACTGTGGAAAAACAATCCAGCGTTGGTGCAGTTATTAGGACTCTGCCCTCTACTTGCCGTCACTGCGAGTGTGGTCAACGCATTGGGGCTTGCAGCGGCGACGCTGTTCGTCTTGGTCACTTCCAACTTGTGCGTATCACTCATTAGAAACGTCGTCACAGAGTCGATTCGTCTTCCGGCTTTTGTGCTTATTATCGCTGCCGCGGTGACCGGCACAGAATTGCTGATGCAAGCCTACGCGTATGAGCTTTATCAAATTTTGGGTATTTTCTTGCCGCTTATTACAACCAACTGCGTCATCCTGGGTCGCGCGGATGCCTTTGCCGCTAAAAACCCTGTCGCACCGGCTGTCGCTGACGGATTCATGATGGGCATGGGTTTCGGCTTGGTACTGGTAGTACTGGGGGCGATTCGAGAATTACTTGGCACGGGCGCCGTATTTGCCAATATGGATTTACTTCTCGGGTCTATGGCCGCCGACTGGACCTTGGTTGTAGCGGAGGACTACACAGGTCTTTTATTAGCGATTTTGCCACCAGGGGCCTTTATTATTACAGGCCTCTTGATCGCCGCGAAAAATGTTATCGATACACGAATAGAGAACATGCGGCGCTCTGAGACCACTGTCGAAGTAGGCAGTAAGCGGGTCCGTGTTACGGGAGAGATCGCCTAGTTCTGTTGGGAATCTCCAACGACCAAGGTCCCTAGAAGCTCATCGACCGATGCATCATCAAGCCCTGCGTCGTCTTTATGGCAAACGTAGGTCACGAAGAGCAGTAAGCTCTCTGAACCCAAATACCATTCTCGAACGGCTGCGCCATCCTCAGTGTAGTGCCCATTTACACCCGAAAAAGCGCCGATATTAACCGCTGTCCAATGAGGAACCTCGGGCGATTCAATGCTTGCCATGTCCTGAATCTCTTCAGGCATTACCTTTCCCGATTGCTTGTGCAACGTGGTTATCTCAATTTCACCGACCTCGTCCTGATCCGTAATTCGTACGATGTCGTCTTCAGTCTCAGCCTGCCACTCAGCTGGCAACATCAAACACCAATGGTCCGTCTCTAAAATATTCACTGATTCTTTACCTCTTAATCGAATCGTGACGCATCACAAGCGCGTCCTCTCGCCCCTGTGATGTCGCGTAGTAACCTTCTCGGCGGCCAATGGTGGCAAATCCAGCATGCTCATACAAAGTAATTGCTGCCACATTTGAGTCTCGCACCTCCAAGAAAACCGATTTGACGCCAGACACATTCAGGGTCCTCAATGTCTCCCCCAATAAAAAACGGCCAACGCCTTGCTGTCTTACAGATGTGTCTACGCGAAAGTCGATGATTTCGGCTTCATCCCCAAGAACATTAAGCCAAATAACCGCAATTAGCCGGTTAGATGAGACGACACACCACGCCGCACCCGAAGGCTTGCGCGTCAGTTCCTGCAGGAACGTGAGCGATGGTCCGTCGGTCTGCTGATAGATAAGCGAGAGTTGCGCTGAATCAGATGGCGCTAGGCGTCGGCAAGTAAGATCTGTAAACGTCGAGACCAATACTAATCGAGCTCAATGACCCTGAGGGGTTTTAGCGCCTGCCAGGCCTCGCGCTTTAATGAGGCGTTGCTCAGCATCGCTAGGGTGGAGGGAATGACCACCGCCGACTGAGCAATACGGTCTGACAAAAATGGACACGTCCCCATAACCACTACGCGTTTTGCATTTACCTCGCGGGCCATACGTTGAATAAGTCCCTGGAGCGCTTGCTTGGCTGACTCCGCATCGGACGCCACAGCCGATCCCCCACGCATGGGCCAATCAAACTGTTGCTGCCTAATGGACGCTTGAGGGCTGATAGCCCGCGCCATCGCGTTAATCAACGCCAACTGATCTTGGCGAATAAGGCCATCCGACAATTGCTCAATCCATAAAAAAGGACCTGCCGATGCCAAGAGCATGGAAAACCTCACCGCCTCGGAACGTTCACGCACGGCGGCTGACGTAACCGGGGTTGGCGCTGCTGTCTTGCTGCGTCGAGAAGCCGTCTCAGCCGCGACTGCACCCGTTTCACTCGAATGATCCGACACTAATGAGGGGCTGCTAGACTCGACCTTTTGGCGCACTGCGGGCGCCGCACCGGGTAAATCGAACCGCGAGACATACACGTCGATCCCCATTGCCTCTAGGGCTTTTCGACGCGCCATCTCGGCGGCAACAACCGATGGGGCAGCGGGCACGATGTCGGACACTTCACTCATCAGTAGAGTGTCTCACGAGCCGATGTTGAGTTGTATCGATTTTGGGGACTTCACGACCATGGAGCGATTAACTAAACCCATTTTCAACGCGGACTGCACTATCCAGACAGCCCCTTAGCGCGCTGCTTTTCACACGACATCGTCGGATAAGGGAAAGATGGCCAGAGACGAGACCACTACCGAGACGCACTTTTAGCAGACTCGGTTTTTACCTTGCGCTATCCTTGCGACTCTGGGTTTAGAAAAATAACAGGTAATAAACATGTCGCTTATTCCGGCGGAGCAGCACTTCGCTGTATTCACGGCTATTTTGGTGCTGTCAGCCATGGCCTTTGCCTCTGAACGCACTGTCATTGGACAGAAAATCACA
The Candidatus Paraluminiphilus aquimaris genome window above contains:
- the rsxB gene encoding electron transport complex subunit RsxB, with product MIEMILANPILLALAALVGMAIVFGALLGFAAVRFEVEGNPLSDQINSILPQTQCGQCGYPGCRPYAEAIAEGDSINKCPPGGEDTIQALANLLDVEPEPLDAEHGIEAEPTVAFIREDECIGCTKCIQACPVDAILGAAKQMHTVIIDECTGCDLCVEPCPVDCIDMIPRKGGIQHWYWPLPNEASSDNLIATDRPSENTREQAAA
- the rsxC gene encoding electron transport complex subunit RsxC, whose amino-acid sequence is MRQIFDIHGGIHPPERKELADPGYVHEMPLPSKLVLPISQHIGAPARPVVEVGDAVKGGQMIAEAQGPVSVPVHAPSSGTVTAIESRAVPHASGLTATCIEISLDGNDSWIDLKGLEDWRETPKPELVERVRQAGIAGLGGAGFPTAIKLASDRELGIHTLIINGTECEPYISADDTVMQCCAREIVEGAEILAHMVGAQNIILAVEDNKPEAAEAMANAAQALEIADVVTFPTKYPSGGEKQLIEILFDMQVPSGGIPADIGILCQNPSTAVAVRDALINGKPLTDRITTVTGMSLKKPGNRRVMLGTPIRELLDEAAFDAETADRVIHGGPMMGFAVTDLDMPVVKITNCILAPTRTEIPSPQPQQACIRCGMCAEACPASLLPQQLYWYARAKDNEQLERHNLLDCIECGACAYVCPSHIPLVQYYRSAKGAIREAANEKVRSDNSRLRFEARQERLEREAAAKEAKRAARKAAAEARAKSGDDPVQAAIERAKAKKASQEAEQ
- a CDS encoding electron transport complex subunit E gives rise to the protein MSTQSYRQITHNGLWKNNPALVQLLGLCPLLAVTASVVNALGLAAATLFVLVTSNLCVSLIRNVVTESIRLPAFVLIIAAAVTGTELLMQAYAYELYQILGIFLPLITTNCVILGRADAFAAKNPVAPAVADGFMMGMGFGLVLVVLGAIRELLGTGAVFANMDLLLGSMAADWTLVVAEDYTGLLLAILPPGAFIITGLLIAAKNVIDTRIENMRRSETTVEVGSKRVRVTGEIA
- a CDS encoding RnfABCDGE type electron transport complex subunit D; protein product: MSLMHVSSPHVHKPVTSVEQVMKQVLLATVPGVLALTWFFGPGTLVNIVFGSMLALGFEAWALWLRGKDFKSPLKDHSVIVTATLLCIALPPYAPWWLVAVGIGVSVLLGKHVFGGLGYNPFNPAMVGYVVLLVSFPLQMSSWTEPRGVGEVPGLVDALTALFLPASFDGVTAATPLDLFRQNAGMLFDDLMMSKTELAGPLAGVGWDIVNLAFLAGGIWLLRQRIFTWHAPVGMLSALTICALLGFDEGSSTGGGSVLFHLFSGATMFGAFFIITDPVSSAVSNRGRLIFGAGVGVLVYLIRVNGNYPDAVAFGVLLLNFAAPFIDQYTQPRVYGTKKIEVDE
- the rsxG gene encoding electron transport complex subunit RsxG, translated to MRTVISSLIGAALLAAFAAVGSGLISGVYEQTKAPIAAAERAAEARQLLEIFPALTHDNQLIDDTFNLDADGPLLALREQTSGYRARKNGEVAGVILPVTARDGYSGDIRLLVGVYRSGMVAGVRVLSHRETPGLGDKVELKKSPWILSFDSKTLVKPSLERWAVVKDGGEFDAFTGATVTPRAVVSAVKSALEYAQTHKQDLFELVEEDAS
- the rimI gene encoding ribosomal protein S18-alanine N-acetyltransferase, with the translated sequence MVSTFTDLTCRRLAPSDSAQLSLIYQQTDGPSLTFLQELTRKPSGAAWCVVSSNRLIAVIWLNVLGDEAEIIDFRVDTSVRQQGVGRFLLGETLRTLNVSGVKSVFLEVRDSNVAAITLYEHAGFATIGRREGYYATSQGREDALVMRHDSIKR